A genomic region of Candidatus Pseudomonas phytovorans contains the following coding sequences:
- a CDS encoding RidA family protein: MNTPALLLGAFMSLSAITAQADTIKRVDPPGSKFPISQLVTVPAGTSLTFVSGTLPDVADPNAPAQTIAAYGNTETQTRSVLKKIQAALQSQGLGLGDIVQLRVFLVGDPATEGKLDFAGLQAAYTEFFATAEQPKKPTRTAVQVVALPLPGALVEIEAVAAKAP; this comes from the coding sequence ATGAACACACCTGCCCTGCTGCTTGGAGCCTTCATGTCACTGTCTGCAATTACCGCCCAGGCCGACACCATCAAACGTGTCGACCCGCCAGGCTCGAAGTTCCCCATTTCGCAACTGGTCACCGTACCGGCCGGAACCTCGCTGACCTTCGTCAGCGGCACGCTGCCGGACGTCGCCGACCCCAACGCGCCAGCGCAGACCATTGCCGCCTATGGCAATACCGAAACACAAACCCGCTCGGTACTGAAAAAGATCCAGGCGGCCCTGCAAAGCCAGGGCTTGGGCCTGGGTGACATCGTACAACTGCGGGTGTTTCTGGTAGGTGACCCGGCCACCGAAGGCAAGCTGGATTTTGCCGGGCTGCAAGCCGCCTACACCGAATTCTTCGCCACCGCCGAGCAACCGAAAAAACCAACCCGCACCGCCGTGCAGGTGGTGGCCCTGCCCCTGCCGGGCGCCCTGGTCGAGATCGAAGCGGTCGCTGCAAAAGCGCCCTGA
- a CDS encoding SDR family NAD(P)-dependent oxidoreductase: protein MSLIPGLSDKACVLVCGASRGIGLALCTALLARDDVSRVWAVSRHASTADGLLALAQAHGERVVLLDCDARDELALAALASEVGIACMHLHLVISTLGILHQEGSKAEKSLAQLNLTALQASFATNAFAPILLLKHLMPLLRKQPATFAALSARVGSIGDNRLGGWYSYRASKAALNQLLHTASIELKRLNPAMTVLALHPGTTDTELSRPFQGNVPEGKLFEPAFAAQCVIDLLGRLGPAESGSFWGWDGERIAW, encoded by the coding sequence ATGAGCCTGATCCCCGGATTATCTGACAAAGCCTGCGTATTGGTATGCGGCGCAAGCCGAGGCATCGGCCTGGCACTGTGTACGGCGTTACTGGCCCGCGATGATGTAAGCCGAGTCTGGGCTGTGTCGCGGCACGCCAGCACCGCTGACGGGCTGCTTGCCCTTGCCCAGGCACATGGCGAACGCGTGGTACTGCTGGACTGCGATGCTCGCGACGAACTGGCGCTGGCTGCGCTTGCCAGCGAGGTGGGCATTGCCTGCATGCACCTTCATCTGGTCATCAGCACACTCGGTATCCTCCATCAGGAGGGCAGCAAAGCCGAGAAGTCGCTGGCTCAACTGAACCTCACCGCCCTGCAAGCCAGCTTCGCCACCAATGCATTCGCGCCGATCCTGTTGCTCAAGCACCTGATGCCACTGCTGCGCAAACAGCCCGCCACGTTTGCAGCGCTGTCGGCCAGGGTCGGTTCGATCGGCGACAACCGACTGGGTGGCTGGTACAGCTATCGCGCGAGCAAGGCGGCGCTGAACCAGTTGCTGCACACGGCAAGCATCGAACTGAAACGCCTGAACCCGGCCATGACTGTGTTGGCGCTGCATCCGGGAACCACCGATACCGAGCTGTCGCGGCCGTTTCAAGGGAACGTACCGGAGGGGAAGCTGTTTGAGCCGGCGTTTGCTGCGCAGTGTGTTATCGATCTGCTGGGACGGCTTGGGCCTGCTGAGAGTGGTAGCTTCTGGGGTTGGGATGGCGAGCGGATAGCCTGGTAA
- a CDS encoding FAD-dependent oxidoreductase, with translation MGLTRRDLIAHLMAAGSYGAALGSLSALGLLPTAATASTFEPLGLPATSGNGKRVLVVGAGISGLVAAYELGKAGFDVRVLEARERIGGRAWTLRNGDEVLHNDGSRQQVRFDNGHYFNAGPARLPSHHLTILGYCRELGVPLEVLVNSSRNALAQPDLAQPPLLLRQAVNDTRGHLSELLSRSISGKALDKELDTGDQNALLDFLKVYGDLDEQRHYKGSVRAGYTRFAGAGDQTPIQRQPVALKQLLNPNLMLPLVFDEIPEFSATMFQPVGGMDQIAKALYAKVQDKVQLHAEVQAIRTGENSSQVTWRDRRSGKTQVETADYAIVTIPLPLLARVDHNFGKTTQAAIAQAKPDLANKVAWQAPRFWESEFQIYGGLSYINHEARLLWYPSDHLNSAQGILVGTYNTGEVARTFATRSTEQQLASSRQAVESLHPGHAGKLQRGVAVNWSKVPFSESPWIVHDVLAEPGYSHLNLPQGRTWLASDALAHGGVGIWQNSAADSARHVVGQIARHALQQQRGVAA, from the coding sequence ATGGGCTTGACCCGTAGAGACCTTATTGCCCACCTGATGGCCGCTGGCAGCTACGGCGCCGCACTTGGCAGCCTGTCCGCCCTGGGCCTGTTGCCCACTGCCGCCACGGCCAGCACCTTCGAGCCCCTGGGCCTTCCGGCCACGTCCGGCAACGGCAAGCGCGTGCTGGTGGTGGGCGCTGGCATCAGCGGCCTGGTGGCGGCCTATGAACTTGGCAAAGCCGGTTTTGATGTACGCGTGCTGGAAGCTCGCGAGCGAATCGGCGGGCGCGCCTGGACGCTGCGCAACGGTGACGAGGTACTGCACAATGACGGCAGCCGCCAGCAGGTCCGTTTCGACAACGGCCACTACTTCAATGCCGGCCCCGCACGCCTGCCCAGCCACCACCTGACCATCCTCGGCTACTGCCGCGAGCTGGGCGTGCCGCTGGAAGTGCTGGTCAACAGCAGCCGCAACGCCCTCGCCCAACCGGACCTCGCCCAGCCACCGTTGCTGCTGCGCCAGGCGGTGAATGACACCCGTGGGCACCTCAGCGAACTGCTGTCGCGCAGCATCAGCGGCAAAGCGCTGGACAAAGAACTGGACACTGGCGACCAGAACGCCTTGCTGGACTTTCTCAAGGTGTACGGCGACCTCGACGAGCAGCGCCACTACAAGGGCTCGGTCCGCGCCGGCTACACCCGCTTCGCCGGGGCGGGCGACCAGACACCGATCCAGCGCCAGCCAGTGGCACTCAAGCAACTGCTCAACCCCAACCTGATGCTGCCGCTGGTGTTCGATGAAATCCCGGAGTTTTCCGCCACCATGTTCCAGCCGGTAGGCGGCATGGACCAGATTGCCAAGGCCCTGTACGCCAAGGTGCAGGACAAGGTGCAACTGCACGCCGAAGTGCAGGCGATCCGCACCGGGGAAAACAGTAGCCAGGTCACCTGGCGGGACCGGCGCAGCGGCAAGACTCAGGTAGAAACCGCCGACTATGCCATCGTCACCATCCCCCTGCCCCTGCTGGCCCGTGTCGACCACAACTTTGGCAAAACCACCCAGGCAGCCATCGCCCAGGCCAAGCCGGACCTGGCCAACAAAGTGGCGTGGCAGGCACCGCGGTTCTGGGAAAGCGAGTTCCAGATTTATGGCGGGCTCTCCTACATCAACCACGAAGCGCGGCTGCTGTGGTACCCCAGCGACCACCTGAACAGCGCCCAGGGCATCCTGGTGGGCACCTACAACACCGGCGAAGTGGCGCGCACATTTGCCACGCGTTCGACAGAGCAGCAACTGGCGTCGTCGCGCCAGGCCGTGGAGTCGCTGCACCCGGGCCATGCCGGCAAGCTGCAGCGCGGGGTGGCGGTCAACTGGTCCAAGGTACCGTTCAGCGAAAGCCCGTGGATTGTCCACGACGTGCTGGCTGAACCCGGTTACTCGCACCTCAACCTGCCCCAGGGCCGCACCTGGCTGGCCAGCGATGCACTGGCCCATGGCGGGGTGGGCATCTGGCAGAACAGTGCGGCGGACTCGGCCCGCCATGTGGTCGGGCAGATCGCCCGGCACGCCCTGCAACAGCAACGCGGCGTCGCCGCCTGA
- a CDS encoding TonB-dependent receptor: MKHLPYPVRHHLSAAVAFALFTPTAFAEPAETPRDKLPTVTVTAEHREENLQKTPLAISAFDERTLQDAQINNVRDLSGRVPNLSLNRQSISYSAQTYGIRGIGETDPIQEAAVAVYADDLYIPRAISSMLDFNDVERVEVLRGPQGTLYGRNSAAGAIRVITRDPSQQARAFVELGAGNYNAQNGRLLVSGPLVDNTLFGSFSAIRLTRDGTVYNRTRHKDVNNIDIQSYRGKLRLAPQDSPWDVQLTLAGTFDRGDTTSYTPFNPANGHFDKFKTYSSLDPKNKLDQGSAVLRAIYNIDDHLNFKSVTAWSEFDQPVDYDNSGQANSGTASPIQNNLITYKQRYATQEFQLNGEYDRFSYTLGVYLYKERFRAERDSLTFSVAQDRVNASGQYSTTDTESYALYGQSNYKLTPRLSLTTGLRYTHEHKNFDYSNYAITTDRAITGTNFAAETSASWASLSPKVGLEYAWSGNLVQYGYVARGFKAGGFDNRAPTRAAAEQGFDPENVTTYEVGFKGDFADGRLRSNIAFFYNDYDDLQTNAWDPAISANLRTNVGSAHTYGVELENTVLLARDLRLTANLGYLKSQYDDFQNASGPGVSADGKKMIFAPEWNASLGLNWTVPVNLPGELVANTDYQYQTRSYANPLNADIYEVPAQGFWNASTSYASADGHWTTTLSVKNLLDRAYPQSIAYSAASRTAYYSVNDPRTVLLSVRYEL, encoded by the coding sequence ATGAAGCATTTGCCCTACCCTGTTCGCCATCACCTGTCCGCCGCCGTTGCATTCGCCCTGTTCACGCCCACGGCCTTCGCCGAGCCTGCCGAAACGCCACGCGACAAGCTGCCAACGGTCACCGTCACGGCGGAGCACCGTGAAGAGAACCTGCAGAAAACCCCGCTGGCGATCAGTGCCTTCGACGAGCGCACCCTGCAGGATGCGCAGATCAACAACGTGCGGGACCTGTCCGGTCGGGTGCCCAACCTCTCCCTGAACCGCCAGTCCATTTCCTACAGCGCGCAAACCTACGGCATTCGCGGCATTGGCGAGACCGACCCGATCCAGGAAGCTGCCGTTGCGGTATACGCCGACGACCTGTACATCCCGCGGGCGATTTCCTCGATGCTGGACTTCAACGATGTCGAGCGCGTTGAAGTGCTGCGTGGTCCGCAAGGCACCTTGTACGGGCGCAACAGTGCCGCCGGCGCGATACGGGTGATTACCCGCGACCCGAGCCAGCAGGCCCGCGCGTTCGTCGAACTGGGTGCCGGTAACTACAACGCACAGAACGGTCGACTGCTGGTCAGCGGGCCATTGGTGGACAACACCCTGTTCGGCAGTTTCTCGGCCATCCGCCTGACCCGCGATGGCACCGTGTACAACCGCACCCGTCACAAGGACGTCAACAACATCGACATCCAGTCGTACCGCGGCAAGCTGCGCCTGGCCCCGCAGGATTCTCCCTGGGACGTGCAACTGACGCTGGCCGGTACCTTCGACCGCGGCGACACCACCAGCTACACCCCCTTCAACCCGGCCAACGGCCATTTCGACAAGTTCAAGACCTACAGCAGCCTCGACCCGAAGAACAAGCTGGACCAGGGCAGCGCGGTGCTGCGGGCAATCTACAACATCGATGACCACCTGAATTTCAAGTCGGTCACGGCCTGGTCGGAATTCGACCAGCCGGTGGATTACGACAACTCCGGCCAGGCCAACAGCGGCACCGCATCGCCGATCCAGAACAACCTGATCACCTACAAGCAGCGCTACGCCACTCAGGAATTCCAGCTCAACGGCGAATACGACAGGTTCAGCTACACCCTGGGTGTGTACCTGTACAAGGAGCGCTTCCGCGCCGAGCGCGACAGCCTGACCTTTTCGGTGGCGCAAGACCGGGTCAATGCCAGCGGCCAGTACAGCACCACCGATACCGAAAGCTACGCGCTGTACGGCCAGAGCAATTACAAGCTGACCCCTCGCCTGTCGCTGACTACCGGCCTGCGCTACACCCACGAGCACAAAAACTTCGATTACAGCAACTACGCCATCACCACCGACCGGGCAATCACCGGCACCAACTTCGCTGCCGAAACCAGCGCTTCGTGGGCATCCCTCAGCCCCAAGGTTGGGCTGGAGTACGCCTGGAGCGGCAACCTGGTGCAGTACGGCTATGTTGCCCGGGGCTTCAAGGCCGGCGGTTTCGACAACCGCGCGCCAACCCGCGCCGCAGCCGAACAGGGCTTTGACCCGGAAAACGTCACCACCTACGAGGTGGGCTTCAAAGGCGACTTTGCCGATGGCCGCCTGCGCAGCAACATCGCCTTCTTCTACAACGACTACGACGACCTGCAAACCAATGCCTGGGACCCGGCCATCAGCGCCAACCTGCGCACCAACGTCGGCAGTGCCCACACCTACGGGGTGGAGCTGGAAAACACCGTGCTGCTGGCACGCGACCTGCGCCTCACCGCTAACCTCGGCTACCTGAAAAGCCAGTACGACGACTTCCAGAACGCCAGTGGCCCGGGCGTGAGCGCCGATGGCAAGAAGATGATCTTTGCCCCGGAGTGGAACGCCAGCCTTGGCCTGAACTGGACAGTGCCCGTCAACTTGCCGGGTGAGCTGGTGGCCAATACCGACTACCAGTACCAGACCCGGTCCTACGCCAACCCGCTGAACGCCGACATCTATGAAGTACCTGCCCAGGGCTTCTGGAATGCCAGCACCAGCTATGCCAGTGCGGACGGCCACTGGACCACCACCCTGTCGGTCAAGAACCTGCTCGACCGCGCCTATCCGCAAAGCATTGCCTACTCGGCCGCCAGCCGCACCGCTTACTACTCGGTCAATGACCCCCGCACCGTGCTGCTGAGCGTGCGCTACGAACTGTAG
- a CDS encoding MarR family transcriptional regulator encodes MPAAAADGVLEDLIGYALRRAQLKLFQNLIARLSAHDLRPAQFSALAVIEQNPGLMQADLARSLAIEPPQVVPLLNKLEERALAVRVRCKPDKRSYGIFLSKAGEALLKELKQIAHDSDREATSALDDKERGQLLRLLTKIYQE; translated from the coding sequence ATGCCCGCTGCTGCGGCGGATGGGGTGCTTGAAGACTTGATCGGCTACGCCCTGCGCCGTGCCCAATTGAAGCTGTTTCAGAACCTTATTGCCCGGCTCTCGGCGCACGACTTGCGCCCCGCACAGTTCTCGGCGCTGGCAGTGATCGAGCAGAACCCTGGGCTGATGCAGGCGGACCTGGCGCGGTCGTTGGCGATCGAACCGCCGCAAGTGGTGCCGCTGCTGAACAAGCTGGAAGAGCGGGCCCTGGCCGTGCGCGTGCGATGCAAGCCGGACAAGCGCTCCTACGGGATTTTTCTCAGCAAGGCCGGCGAAGCGCTGTTGAAGGAACTGAAGCAGATTGCCCATGACAGCGACCGCGAGGCGACCTCGGCGCTGGATGATAAGGAACGCGGGCAGCTGTTGCGGTTGCTGACGAAGATCTATCAGGAATGA
- a CDS encoding p-hydroxycinnamoyl CoA hydratase/lyase: protein MSKYEGRWATVKVELESGIAWVTLNRPEKRNAMSPTLNREMVDVLETLEQDSEAGVLVLTGAGESWTAGMDLKEYFREVDAGPEILQEKIRRDASQWQWRLLRMYAKPTIAMVNGWCFGGGFSPLVACDLAICADEATFGLSEINWGIPPGNLVSKAMADTVGHRQSLYYIMTGKTFGGPKAAEMGLVNDSVPLAQLRDVTRELALNLLEKNPVVLRAAKNGFKRCRELTWEQNEDYLYAKLDQSRLLDTEGGREQGMKQFLDDKSIKPGLQAYKR from the coding sequence ATGAGCAAATACGAAGGCCGCTGGGCTACCGTGAAGGTCGAACTGGAGTCGGGCATTGCCTGGGTCACCCTCAACCGGCCGGAAAAGCGCAATGCAATGAGCCCCACGCTGAACCGGGAAATGGTCGACGTGCTGGAAACCCTGGAGCAGGACAGCGAGGCCGGGGTGTTGGTGCTGACCGGCGCAGGTGAGTCGTGGACCGCAGGCATGGACCTGAAGGAATACTTCCGTGAGGTGGACGCCGGCCCGGAAATCCTGCAAGAAAAAATCCGCCGCGATGCCTCGCAATGGCAATGGCGGCTGTTGCGCATGTATGCCAAGCCGACAATCGCCATGGTCAACGGCTGGTGCTTTGGCGGTGGCTTCAGCCCGCTGGTGGCATGCGACCTGGCCATCTGTGCCGACGAGGCCACCTTTGGCCTGTCGGAAATCAACTGGGGCATCCCGCCGGGCAACCTGGTCAGCAAGGCCATGGCCGATACCGTTGGCCACCGCCAGTCGCTGTACTACATCATGACCGGCAAAACCTTCGGTGGGCCGAAAGCCGCCGAAATGGGGCTGGTTAACGACAGCGTGCCACTGGCGCAATTGCGCGACGTCACCCGCGAACTGGCGCTCAACCTGCTGGAAAAAAACCCGGTGGTATTGCGTGCAGCCAAGAACGGTTTCAAGCGCTGCCGCGAACTGACCTGGGAGCAGAACGAAGACTATCTGTACGCCAAGCTCGACCAGTCCCGCCTGCTGGACACCGAAGGTGGACGCGAGCAGGGCATGAAGCAGTTTCTCGACGACAAGAGCATCAAGCCGGGCCTGCAGGCCTACAAGCGCTGA
- a CDS encoding TonB-dependent receptor gives MLHALKLPSPRLQPALLTMALGASGLAAPAVFAESTAQATDPAQLGTVIVTGNRGSEKRTVTTSPVPIDVISAKQLQQTGKPGLMEALSASVPSFTLPEKTGWDASGMARAPSLRGLNAAQVLVLVNGKRRHTSATLNISGIHAGAAPTDLDLIPISLIDHVEVLRDGAAAQYGSDAIAGVINVILKADASGTSVTNAGQGYDGKKQTVQQSLNKGFEIGDSGIVQLALDARSQNDDNKASANGYSYAEALDKAGKSTYGGYGTPKINLLTLGYNAELPVSDDLTLYSFTTYSHRKAEQGQNFRLPTITNTITTGPNGYPSGYTPTWYIEEDDVQGAFGAKGNAGEWAWDLSSTYGRNEALQGTTHNQNASLGEATPNHFESGTWIATQLTSNLDLQRSFDIGLDKPLDLSWGLEHRRDTYQVREGDWASWANGGYCRAPGDCAASGAQVTNGISPDEATSTSRNSVASYIDVGFNPLPQWYLGSALRYEHYNRGVGATRSGKLTTRYDFTPELAVRATVSNGFRAPSLANSLFSARSTTYGVVNGVYQSINYGVLPVDSAAAKALGASALKPERSTNYSLGLTYQPAPQLSFTADAYVINVRDRITLTGTLLGDEVTQALLDNGIDSTSGGRYFTNGANTRTKGLDLVGNFDQNLGNWGQLKWTAAFNWNQTQILSYKENVNIQGTDYNLMDRQARNFLTEVQPHTKLILGANWQRDRWTSNLTLTRYGSWREVNSATDRSLDREYKARWITDIDVGYQLTKDLNLAVGAQNLFDVYPERQNPSSKTMTKGYGAYSPYGFTGGYYFTRLTYNF, from the coding sequence ATGCTTCACGCCTTGAAACTGCCCAGCCCACGCCTGCAACCCGCCCTGCTGACCATGGCCCTTGGCGCCAGCGGCCTGGCCGCGCCTGCTGTATTCGCCGAAAGCACTGCCCAGGCCACCGACCCGGCACAGCTGGGCACCGTGATCGTCACCGGCAACCGCGGCTCGGAAAAACGCACGGTCACCACAAGCCCGGTGCCGATCGATGTGATCAGCGCCAAACAACTGCAGCAAACCGGCAAACCCGGCCTGATGGAAGCCCTTAGCGCCAGCGTGCCGTCCTTCACCCTGCCGGAAAAAACCGGCTGGGATGCCAGCGGCATGGCCCGTGCGCCCAGCCTGCGCGGGTTGAACGCGGCCCAGGTGCTGGTGCTGGTGAACGGCAAGCGCCGCCATACCAGCGCCACCCTGAACATCAGCGGCATCCATGCGGGCGCCGCGCCCACCGACCTTGACCTGATCCCCATCAGTCTCATCGACCACGTCGAGGTGCTGCGCGATGGCGCGGCGGCCCAGTATGGCTCCGACGCCATCGCCGGGGTGATCAACGTGATCCTCAAGGCCGACGCTTCCGGTACCTCGGTGACCAACGCAGGCCAGGGTTACGACGGCAAGAAGCAGACCGTGCAGCAAAGCTTGAACAAAGGCTTCGAAATCGGTGACAGCGGCATCGTGCAACTGGCCCTGGATGCGCGCAGCCAGAACGACGACAACAAGGCCAGCGCCAACGGCTACAGCTACGCCGAAGCCTTAGACAAGGCCGGCAAGTCCACCTACGGCGGCTATGGCACACCGAAGATCAACCTGCTGACCCTGGGCTACAACGCCGAGTTGCCGGTAAGCGACGACCTGACCTTGTATTCCTTCACCACGTATTCGCATCGCAAGGCCGAGCAGGGCCAGAACTTCCGCCTGCCGACCATCACCAACACCATCACCACCGGCCCTAACGGTTACCCAAGCGGCTACACGCCCACCTGGTACATCGAGGAAGATGATGTACAAGGGGCCTTCGGCGCCAAGGGCAATGCCGGTGAATGGGCCTGGGACCTGTCCAGCACCTACGGGCGCAACGAGGCGCTGCAGGGCACCACGCACAACCAGAATGCATCGCTGGGCGAAGCCACGCCCAACCATTTTGAATCGGGCACCTGGATTGCCACGCAGCTGACCAGCAACCTGGACCTGCAGCGCAGCTTCGACATCGGGCTGGACAAGCCACTTGACCTGTCCTGGGGCCTGGAGCACCGCCGTGATACCTACCAGGTGCGCGAAGGCGACTGGGCCTCGTGGGCCAACGGCGGCTACTGCCGTGCGCCCGGCGATTGCGCCGCATCCGGTGCACAGGTCACCAACGGCATTTCGCCTGACGAAGCCACCAGCACCAGCCGCAACAGCGTGGCCAGCTACATCGACGTCGGCTTCAACCCGCTGCCGCAGTGGTACCTGGGCAGCGCACTGCGCTACGAACACTACAACCGCGGGGTGGGCGCCACCCGCAGCGGCAAGCTGACCACCCGCTACGACTTCACCCCCGAGCTGGCCGTACGCGCCACGGTCAGCAACGGCTTTCGTGCCCCGTCGCTGGCCAACAGCCTGTTCAGCGCCCGCTCGACCACCTACGGCGTCGTCAATGGCGTGTACCAATCGATCAACTATGGCGTACTGCCGGTGGACTCGGCGGCCGCCAAGGCATTGGGCGCCAGCGCACTCAAGCCCGAGCGCTCGACCAACTACAGCCTGGGCCTGACCTACCAGCCTGCCCCGCAGCTGTCGTTTACCGCAGATGCTTACGTGATCAACGTGCGCGACCGCATCACCCTCACCGGTACCCTGCTGGGCGACGAAGTGACCCAGGCGTTGCTGGACAACGGTATCGACTCCACCTCTGGCGGGCGCTACTTCACCAACGGCGCCAATACCCGCACCAAGGGCCTGGACCTGGTCGGCAATTTCGACCAGAACCTGGGCAACTGGGGGCAACTGAAATGGACAGCCGCCTTCAACTGGAACCAGACGCAGATCCTGAGCTACAAGGAGAACGTCAATATCCAGGGAACCGACTACAACCTGATGGACCGCCAGGCGCGCAACTTCCTCACGGAAGTGCAGCCGCACACCAAGTTGATTCTCGGCGCCAACTGGCAGCGCGACCGCTGGACCAGCAACCTGACCCTGACCCGCTACGGCTCTTGGCGCGAAGTGAACTCGGCGACCGACCGCAGCCTGGACCGTGAGTACAAGGCGCGCTGGATCACCGACATCGACGTGGGGTATCAGCTGACCAAAGACCTTAACCTGGCTGTGGGGGCGCAGAACCTGTTTGATGTTTATCCGGAACGGCAGAACCCCAGCAGCAAGACCATGACCAAGGGGTATGGGGCGTATTCGCCTTATGGTTTTACCGGGGGTTACTACTTTACCCGGCTGACCTACAATTTCTGA
- a CDS encoding HD domain-containing protein, with product MSSSIAGIHLPDSAMAREITELVRETASPLLFHHSSRVFYFAALAGQRLGLRYDSELLYAGCMFHDMGLTHEHSSECCRFEVDGANVARDFLQRHGVDERDVERVWTAIALHTTPGIPEHMHPLIALVTAGVETDVLGLHHEGLGITARDAVVQAHPRGEHFKEAIIQAFYNGIRHKPQTTFGNVKADVIADKEPAFRPGNFCSVIRQSCWAS from the coding sequence ATGTCCTCATCCATTGCCGGTATCCACCTGCCTGACAGCGCCATGGCTCGGGAAATCACCGAGCTTGTCCGCGAAACGGCTTCCCCTTTGCTGTTCCACCATTCCAGCCGGGTGTTCTACTTCGCGGCGCTTGCCGGCCAGCGGCTGGGGCTGCGCTACGACAGTGAACTGTTGTACGCGGGCTGCATGTTCCACGACATGGGGCTGACCCATGAGCACAGCAGCGAGTGCTGCCGCTTTGAAGTGGATGGCGCCAACGTGGCGCGTGATTTTCTCCAGCGTCATGGTGTGGATGAACGTGATGTCGAGCGTGTATGGACGGCGATCGCGCTGCACACCACGCCGGGCATTCCGGAACATATGCACCCGTTGATTGCCTTGGTCACAGCGGGTGTGGAGACCGATGTGCTGGGCTTGCATCACGAGGGGTTGGGCATTACTGCGCGGGATGCCGTGGTCCAGGCGCACCCGCGCGGGGAACACTTCAAGGAGGCGATTATCCAGGCGTTCTATAACGGCATACGGCACAAGCCGCAAACCACGTTTGGCAATGTGAAGGCGGATGTGATTGCCGACAAGGAGCCGGCATTCCGGCCCGGGAACTTCTGCAGCGTCATTCGCCAGTCTTGCTGGGCCAGTTGA
- a CDS encoding aldehyde dehydrogenase, whose amino-acid sequence MLQVPLLIGGRSCPASDGRTFERRNPVTGEVVSQVAAATLADADAAVAAASAAFPAWAALAPGERRSRLLAGADLLQVRANEFIAVAGETGAMANWYGFNVKLAANMLREAAAMTTQITGEVIPSDVPGSFAMALRAPCGVVLGIAPWNAPVILATRAIAMPLACGNTVVLKASELSPAVHRLIGQVLHDAGLGDGVVNVISNAPDDAPAIVERLIANPAVRRVNFTGSTHVGRIVGELAARHLKPALLELGGKAPLLVLDDADLDATVEAAAFGAYFNQGQICMSTERLVVDSRVADAFVDRLAVKVAGLRAGDPQASTSVLGSLVSGAAGERIKALIDDAVAKGARLVCGGQLDGSILQPTLLDNVDSSMRLYREESFGPVAVVLRAEGDEALLKLANDSEFGLSSAIFSRDTSRALALAQRVESGICHINGPTVHDEAQMPFGGVKSSGYGSFGSRTAIDQFTQLRWVTLQHGPRHYPI is encoded by the coding sequence ATGTTGCAGGTGCCTTTGCTGATAGGCGGGCGGTCGTGCCCCGCCAGCGATGGACGTACCTTCGAGCGCCGTAACCCGGTCACCGGCGAAGTCGTGTCGCAAGTTGCCGCCGCCACGCTGGCCGATGCCGATGCGGCCGTTGCCGCTGCCAGTGCAGCGTTCCCGGCCTGGGCCGCGCTGGCGCCCGGCGAGCGTCGCAGCCGTTTGCTGGCCGGTGCAGACTTGCTGCAGGTGCGGGCAAACGAATTCATCGCGGTGGCGGGTGAAACCGGGGCCATGGCCAACTGGTATGGCTTCAATGTGAAACTGGCCGCCAATATGCTGCGCGAAGCCGCCGCCATGACCACGCAAATTACCGGCGAAGTGATCCCTTCGGATGTGCCAGGCAGTTTCGCCATGGCCTTGCGCGCACCTTGTGGCGTGGTGCTGGGCATCGCGCCATGGAACGCCCCGGTCATCCTTGCCACCCGCGCCATCGCCATGCCGCTGGCGTGCGGCAACACGGTGGTGCTCAAGGCCTCGGAGCTGAGCCCGGCCGTGCACCGGCTGATCGGCCAGGTGCTGCACGATGCAGGCCTGGGCGACGGTGTGGTCAACGTGATCAGCAATGCCCCGGACGACGCCCCGGCCATTGTTGAGCGGCTGATCGCCAACCCGGCCGTGCGCCGCGTGAACTTCACCGGTTCTACCCACGTCGGGCGCATTGTCGGTGAGCTGGCCGCCCGGCACCTCAAGCCAGCCCTGCTGGAGCTGGGCGGCAAAGCCCCGTTGCTGGTGCTGGACGACGCCGACCTCGACGCTACCGTCGAAGCCGCCGCTTTTGGCGCCTACTTCAACCAAGGGCAAATCTGCATGTCCACCGAGCGGCTGGTGGTGGACAGCCGCGTCGCCGACGCCTTCGTCGACAGGCTGGCGGTGAAGGTGGCCGGGCTGCGCGCCGGCGACCCGCAGGCCAGCACGTCGGTGCTCGGCTCGCTGGTCAGCGGCGCGGCCGGTGAGCGCATCAAGGCGTTGATCGACGATGCTGTAGCCAAGGGCGCACGCCTGGTGTGTGGTGGTCAGCTGGATGGCAGCATCCTGCAGCCGACCCTGCTCGACAACGTCGACAGCAGCATGCGCCTGTACCGCGAAGAGTCCTTCGGGCCGGTGGCGGTGGTGTTGCGTGCCGAGGGTGACGAGGCCTTGCTGAAGCTGGCCAACGACTCCGAGTTCGGCCTGTCGTCGGCCATCTTCAGCCGCGACACCAGCCGTGCACTAGCCCTGGCCCAGCGGGTCGAGTCGGGCATCTGCCATATCAATGGCCCGACCGTGCACGACGAGGCGCAGATGCCGTTCGGCGGGGTCAAGTCCAGCGGCTACGGCAGCTTCGGCAGCCGCACGGCCATCGATCAGTTCACCCAGCTGCGTTGGGTCACCCTGCAGCATGGTCCGCGGCATTACCCCATCTGA